A single window of Achromobacter xylosoxidans DNA harbors:
- a CDS encoding MFS transporter: MNTIASSSVASLKLRHLLPAVAGVYITQTLITALITQALPTLLRSEGASLQLIGLTALLWVPWGIRFLWSPLVERWRLPAGRLERRSRILILTGQWLMAAILFLLGLASLAGQLSLSGHAGWILGVLLLAALAAATADVACDGFVVDQLAMNRRGWGNVAQVGGSYVGAMLGAGGFLLVAGQYGWPLALMAAGLAVVLLGLPMLLLREPPRDRALAVDHRPSLLHALRRPQVRHGLLLLLLSSAGVRLTFGMFGPFLLDRGMTVEQLGWLFGSLYVGAGLTGVVLGGVLVRCAPGWRAVWMAVGLKTCVLLALALAAPAASLTLLIVLVGLMFMILGGLWVALYSALMGLTSPLQAGLDFTVFQSADALLAMAGGVAGGWLAQHLGYDFCFGLAAALTVVAALVVWRQARVDERTATQSLGGAHAG, from the coding sequence ATGAATACGATCGCTTCTTCGTCGGTCGCGTCCTTGAAGCTGCGCCATCTGTTGCCAGCCGTTGCCGGGGTCTACATCACCCAGACCCTCATCACTGCCCTGATCACGCAGGCCCTGCCCACGCTGCTGCGCAGCGAAGGTGCCTCGCTGCAGTTGATCGGGCTGACCGCGCTGCTGTGGGTGCCCTGGGGCATACGCTTTCTGTGGTCGCCGCTGGTGGAGCGCTGGCGTTTGCCGGCAGGCAGGCTGGAGCGGCGTTCACGCATCCTGATCCTGACGGGCCAATGGCTGATGGCCGCGATCCTGTTCCTGCTGGGGTTGGCGAGCCTGGCCGGGCAGCTGTCGCTGAGTGGGCATGCGGGCTGGATACTGGGCGTGCTGCTGCTGGCGGCCCTGGCGGCCGCAACGGCCGATGTGGCGTGCGACGGGTTCGTGGTCGATCAATTGGCCATGAACCGGCGCGGCTGGGGCAATGTGGCGCAGGTCGGCGGCAGTTATGTGGGGGCCATGCTGGGCGCGGGCGGCTTTTTGCTGGTGGCCGGGCAATATGGTTGGCCGCTGGCACTGATGGCGGCAGGCTTGGCCGTCGTGCTGCTGGGCCTGCCGATGTTGCTGCTGCGCGAGCCGCCGCGCGACCGGGCGCTGGCCGTCGATCACCGCCCCAGCCTGCTGCATGCGCTGCGCCGGCCGCAGGTGCGCCATGGTCTGTTGCTGCTGTTGCTGTCCAGCGCCGGGGTGCGCCTGACATTTGGCATGTTCGGCCCTTTCCTGCTGGATCGCGGTATGACGGTCGAACAGTTGGGCTGGTTGTTCGGTTCGCTATACGTCGGCGCGGGGCTGACCGGCGTGGTTCTGGGAGGCGTGCTGGTGCGCTGCGCGCCTGGCTGGCGTGCGGTGTGGATGGCGGTCGGCCTCAAGACCTGCGTGCTGCTGGCTTTGGCCCTGGCCGCGCCGGCGGCATCGCTGACGCTGCTTATCGTGCTGGTCGGCCTGATGTTCATGATACTGGGTGGCCTGTGGGTGGCGTTGTACTCGGCGTTGATGGGGCTGACCTCGCCACTGCAGGCCGGGCTGGATTTCACGGTGTTCCAGAGCGCCGACGCGCTGCTGGCGATGGCGGGCGGCGTGGCCGGTGGCTGGCTGGCCCAGCACCTGGGCTATGACTTTTGCTTCGGGCTGGCGGCGGCGCTCACGGTGGTGGCGGCGCTGGTGGTCTGGCGCCAAGCGCGGGTCGACGAGCGAACGGCTACGCAGTCGCTGGGAGGTGCCCATGCCGGGTAA
- a CDS encoding ABC transporter ATP-binding protein yields the protein MRPVQGQIRFAMGLAGLAAASALGALCALAWAVHALLAAPSPWPWPPLLLAAGLTVLAFVLRLNAFNQSHYAAFRLETRLRTDLSEHLARLPLGYVQQSGAGALTKVMMDDVKALHVFVADSTPLYARAYVSPVLTFVLLWWLDWRLALVATAVLALGMAVVSLAMRGSGEMMQRYHAAGENVSKAVVEYVQAMPVVRTFDTGTTTFQRYQRALDAFMEVVLQWYRMAGFSSRLSVAILNPLPTLAVLVWLGGWLISHDTLDVAAWLAVLLVGTGMAESLLPLMSLKHLVAKTQMSIHRIQEVMAEPELRVPQAERARTPMDGSVRFERVDFRYTGDGPLVLQDVSFDVPQGTVAALVGPSGAGKTTVARLIPRFWDVSAGCVKVGGVDVREMQPDVLMQHVAFVFQDTFLFADTIANNIRLGLEGATMDEVMAAARAAQAHAFIEGLPQGYDTPVGERGVFLSGGQRQRITIARAILQNRPILVLDEATAFADPENEAALVAALSNLMRGKTVLMVAHRLSTIRDADQILVFDQGRLAERGTHDALVAQSGVYARLWNNYEQAQDWALMGARA from the coding sequence ATGCGGCCCGTGCAGGGCCAGATCCGCTTTGCCATGGGGTTGGCCGGCCTGGCGGCCGCCAGCGCCCTGGGCGCGCTGTGCGCCTTGGCCTGGGCCGTGCATGCGCTGCTGGCCGCTCCGAGCCCGTGGCCCTGGCCGCCACTGCTGCTAGCGGCGGGGCTGACCGTGCTGGCCTTTGTGTTGCGTCTCAATGCGTTCAACCAGTCGCACTATGCGGCCTTTCGCCTGGAGACGCGGCTGCGCACCGATCTGTCCGAGCACCTGGCGCGGCTGCCGCTGGGCTATGTGCAGCAGAGCGGCGCCGGTGCGCTGACCAAGGTGATGATGGACGACGTGAAGGCGCTGCACGTGTTCGTGGCCGACAGCACGCCTTTGTACGCGCGGGCCTATGTGTCGCCGGTGCTCACCTTCGTGCTGCTGTGGTGGCTGGACTGGCGCCTGGCGCTGGTGGCCACGGCGGTGCTGGCGCTCGGCATGGCGGTGGTGTCGCTGGCCATGCGCGGCAGCGGCGAGATGATGCAGCGCTACCACGCCGCGGGCGAGAACGTGAGCAAGGCGGTCGTCGAGTACGTGCAGGCGATGCCGGTGGTGCGTACCTTCGATACCGGCACGACCACATTCCAGCGCTACCAGCGTGCCCTCGATGCCTTCATGGAGGTGGTGTTGCAGTGGTACCGCATGGCCGGGTTTTCCTCGCGCCTGTCGGTGGCGATCCTCAATCCGCTGCCGACGCTCGCGGTGCTGGTGTGGCTGGGCGGCTGGCTGATCAGCCATGACACGCTGGATGTCGCCGCCTGGCTGGCCGTGCTGCTGGTGGGCACCGGCATGGCTGAATCGCTGCTGCCGTTGATGTCGCTCAAACATCTGGTGGCCAAGACGCAGATGAGCATCCACCGCATCCAGGAGGTGATGGCCGAGCCGGAGCTGCGAGTCCCCCAGGCGGAACGGGCCAGGACACCGATGGACGGCTCGGTGCGTTTCGAGCGGGTGGATTTTCGCTACACCGGCGATGGGCCTTTGGTGTTGCAGGACGTGAGCTTCGACGTGCCGCAAGGGACGGTGGCGGCGCTGGTGGGCCCTTCCGGCGCGGGCAAGACCACGGTGGCCAGGCTGATACCGCGCTTCTGGGATGTCAGCGCGGGCTGCGTCAAGGTCGGCGGCGTGGATGTGCGCGAGATGCAGCCCGACGTGCTGATGCAGCACGTTGCGTTCGTGTTCCAGGACACCTTTCTGTTTGCCGACACCATCGCCAACAACATCCGCCTGGGGCTGGAGGGCGCGACGATGGACGAGGTGATGGCCGCCGCGCGCGCCGCCCAGGCGCACGCGTTCATCGAAGGCCTGCCGCAGGGCTACGACACGCCGGTGGGCGAACGGGGCGTGTTCCTCTCCGGCGGACAGCGCCAGCGCATCACCATCGCCCGCGCCATCCTGCAGAACCGGCCCATCCTGGTGCTGGACGAAGCCACGGCCTTCGCCGACCCGGAGAACGAGGCCGCGCTGGTGGCGGCACTTTCCAACCTGATGCGGGGCAAGACGGTGCTGATGGTGGCGCATCGGCTCTCCACCATCCGCGATGCGGACCAGATTCTGGTGTTCGACCAGGGGCGGCTGGCCGAGCGCGGCACGCATGATGCGCTGGTCGCGCAAAGCGGCGTGTATGCGCGGCTGTGGAACAACTATGAGCAGGCGCAGGACTGGGCCTTGATGGGAGCACGGGCATGA
- a CDS encoding TonB-dependent receptor, giving the protein MRFQLRALSIALISVHAMSWMHDAGAQSSPRADDEPAVLPPVVVTASKRGETLERLNGSASVADRTSLDDAQVTSTLELDRVFPELYTSYSATFLFPIITLRGVTSAQDFYNPALTVYVDGVPQLPTFAAQSLLGVEQVELLKGPQGTLYGKSAQGGVLNIVTHKPDNTPQFAARAGVSSRDGYQLQAEGSGPLVKDLLYGSVSLLGNDVNGDIRSDVIGSDRLGGVRSRAGNVKLRLAPMGSPWEMGLSAGRDCAKGDQEVYTLFDDYKSRKAYVSPNLPEAYRDFYQKRCANSFALNGQYDFGLWRLNVIASSQRVHTARHWPLDAYFPQFGEHWKQNTQEVRLSTRPSEAGEASSRAWDAVFGLYRQEVDMSRSYQFDMVLPSLYRVTDSSSSNRSESLAAYGDVTWHLTPKADLTAGLRFSRDEARTHFQGNMMGSAFQGRASANQTTWLGHLAAGYQFAPSWRGYVNVAQGYKPLGYNLAPSSVDDAEGYGRERSISYEAGLRYSGRDLRASLALYRVDSKDVQLYGDGDMGNQTLRNVGDTRSVGMEFNTEWDVTRQWTLSAGGFINDATFRRFEDSSACTGCNHNDVPMAPRYGLTLAAKGNVRVADTVLRPQLSVRRVGSHYFDSANTLRQGAYTLVDAGLGWNPTSNLELMLYVQNLTDEDYRTYGFSYGATGNFAQVAPGRTVGLTATYLY; this is encoded by the coding sequence ATGCGTTTTCAACTCCGCGCCCTCAGCATTGCGCTGATTTCCGTGCATGCCATGTCATGGATGCATGACGCCGGTGCACAAAGTTCGCCGCGCGCCGACGATGAACCCGCCGTTCTGCCCCCTGTGGTCGTCACGGCTAGCAAGCGCGGCGAAACCCTGGAACGGCTCAATGGCTCCGCCAGCGTGGCCGACCGCACGTCGCTGGATGATGCCCAGGTGACTTCGACCCTGGAACTGGATCGCGTTTTCCCCGAGTTGTACACGTCGTACAGCGCGACCTTCCTGTTCCCGATCATCACGCTGCGCGGCGTGACGTCGGCGCAGGATTTCTACAACCCGGCGCTGACCGTCTATGTGGATGGCGTACCGCAGTTGCCGACCTTTGCCGCCCAGTCCCTGTTGGGCGTCGAGCAGGTGGAATTGCTCAAGGGGCCGCAAGGCACGCTGTACGGCAAGAGTGCCCAGGGCGGCGTGCTCAACATCGTGACGCACAAGCCGGACAACACGCCGCAGTTTGCCGCCCGTGCCGGCGTATCGAGCCGCGATGGCTATCAGTTGCAGGCCGAAGGCTCCGGGCCGCTGGTCAAGGATTTGCTGTACGGCTCGGTATCCCTGTTGGGCAATGACGTCAACGGAGATATCCGCAGCGATGTCATTGGTAGCGACCGGCTGGGGGGCGTGCGTTCGCGGGCCGGCAACGTCAAGTTGCGCCTGGCACCAATGGGCAGCCCCTGGGAGATGGGACTGAGCGCAGGCCGCGATTGCGCCAAGGGAGACCAGGAGGTCTATACCCTGTTTGACGATTACAAATCCCGCAAGGCGTATGTTTCGCCGAATCTGCCCGAGGCCTACCGGGATTTCTACCAGAAGCGGTGCGCGAACAGCTTTGCCCTCAACGGCCAATATGATTTTGGCCTCTGGCGCCTGAATGTCATCGCCAGCAGTCAACGAGTCCATACCGCACGTCATTGGCCGTTGGATGCATATTTCCCGCAGTTTGGGGAGCACTGGAAACAGAACACCCAGGAGGTGCGCCTGTCGACGCGACCGAGCGAGGCGGGGGAGGCGTCTTCCCGTGCCTGGGATGCGGTGTTCGGTCTATACCGGCAGGAAGTGGACATGTCGCGCAGCTACCAGTTCGACATGGTGCTTCCCAGTCTTTATCGCGTAACGGACTCTTCCTCCAGCAACCGTAGCGAGTCGCTGGCGGCCTATGGCGACGTGACCTGGCATCTGACGCCCAAGGCGGATCTGACGGCCGGCCTGCGCTTCAGCCGCGACGAGGCCAGAACGCATTTCCAAGGCAACATGATGGGCAGCGCCTTCCAGGGGCGGGCATCGGCCAACCAGACGACCTGGCTGGGCCATCTTGCGGCAGGCTACCAGTTCGCTCCCAGTTGGCGTGGCTACGTCAATGTGGCCCAGGGCTACAAGCCGCTGGGGTACAACCTGGCACCGTCGAGCGTGGATGACGCCGAGGGCTATGGCCGGGAGCGCTCGATCAGCTACGAGGCCGGGCTGCGGTACTCTGGCCGCGACCTGCGCGCCAGCCTTGCCCTCTACCGCGTGGACAGCAAGGATGTGCAGCTCTATGGCGATGGCGATATGGGCAACCAGACGCTGCGCAACGTGGGCGACACCCGCTCCGTGGGCATGGAGTTCAATACCGAGTGGGATGTCACTCGACAATGGACGCTGAGCGCCGGGGGCTTCATCAATGACGCGACCTTCCGCCGCTTCGAGGATTCCAGCGCCTGCACCGGCTGCAACCACAATGATGTGCCGATGGCTCCGCGCTACGGGCTGACGCTTGCGGCCAAAGGCAATGTGCGTGTGGCCGATACCGTGCTAAGACCCCAGTTGAGCGTGCGTCGTGTCGGCTCGCATTATTTCGACAGCGCCAACACGCTGCGCCAGGGGGCTTATACGCTGGTGGATGCCGGTCTGGGATGGAATCCGACCAGCAATCTGGAATTGATGCTCTATGTCCAGAATCTGACGGATGAGGACTATCGAACCTACGGATTTTCCTATGGCGCTACGGGCAACTTCGCCCAAGTGGCACCCGGCCGCACGGTCGGCTTGACCGCGACCTACTTGTACTGA
- a CDS encoding ABC transporter ATP-binding protein, whose protein sequence is MSIADPSQRITPLRETWRQLMTSARSRAPRLRASLIGLGLAAIAQGVALACLMPLFQALIPSASWQAALPWLLAMTGLMLASTVIRWWAQGFDYRGDMVRNTHELRSELGAQLRRIPLEVLQDKRAGGVNATLLGNVDETLSYILTIANMMATALLTPLTVALAALWFDWRMGLVLLLVFPLLIPLYRWRRPAYGRGMRMLADAHERTSADILEYAQGLPVLRATCRTGEKAQRLHDSFVYLEKIQTIGQQKGAKPNLILATVMELAILLVVFLGAWFVVQGSLDIAVLAALMVIAVRFAEPLATFVLYAKVIDLIEAALGKIDALLGIAPLPRQTPSQVPEWFDVAIEGVRFAYASSSEPILRDLCARLPERSLTALVGPSGSGKTTVTRLLMRHADPQAGRITIGGVDIRAIAPETLNSLISVVFQDVYLFDDSILANIRMARPDASDEEVEAAARAAHCHEFITRLPEGYQTRVGDIGGRLSGGERQRISIARAMLKNAPIVVLDEPTAALDTESEVAVQRAIDALVRERTVIVIAHRLSTIAAADQILVIDDGRVVEAGRHAELLAGNGRYARMWQAQQSVKHWRVGEA, encoded by the coding sequence ATGAGCATTGCAGATCCCAGCCAGCGGATAACGCCCCTGCGCGAGACGTGGCGGCAATTGATGACCAGCGCCCGCAGCCGCGCGCCCAGGCTGCGCGCCAGCCTGATCGGCCTGGGCCTGGCCGCCATTGCGCAGGGGGTGGCGCTGGCGTGCCTGATGCCGCTCTTTCAGGCATTGATACCGAGCGCCAGTTGGCAGGCGGCGCTGCCCTGGCTGCTGGCGATGACGGGGCTGATGCTGGCCAGCACGGTCATCCGCTGGTGGGCGCAGGGCTTCGACTATCGCGGCGACATGGTGCGCAACACGCATGAGCTGCGTTCCGAGCTGGGCGCGCAGTTGCGCCGCATTCCGCTGGAGGTGCTGCAGGACAAGCGCGCCGGTGGGGTCAACGCGACCTTGCTGGGGAACGTGGACGAGACGCTCAGCTACATCCTGACGATCGCCAACATGATGGCCACCGCCTTGCTGACGCCGCTGACGGTGGCGCTGGCGGCGCTGTGGTTCGACTGGCGCATGGGGCTCGTCCTGCTGCTGGTGTTCCCGCTGCTGATTCCCCTGTACCGCTGGCGGCGCCCGGCCTACGGACGCGGCATGCGCATGCTGGCCGACGCCCACGAGCGCACCAGTGCGGATATCCTCGAATACGCCCAGGGTCTGCCGGTGCTGCGCGCGACCTGCCGCACCGGGGAAAAGGCGCAGCGCCTGCATGACAGCTTCGTGTACCTGGAAAAAATCCAGACCATCGGCCAGCAAAAAGGGGCCAAGCCTAACCTGATCCTGGCGACGGTGATGGAGCTGGCGATCCTGCTGGTGGTGTTCCTGGGTGCTTGGTTCGTCGTACAGGGCTCCCTGGATATCGCCGTACTGGCGGCGCTGATGGTGATCGCCGTGCGCTTTGCCGAACCGCTGGCAACCTTCGTGCTGTACGCCAAGGTGATTGACCTGATCGAGGCGGCGCTGGGCAAAATCGATGCCCTGCTCGGCATTGCCCCGTTGCCACGGCAAACGCCTTCGCAGGTGCCTGAATGGTTTGACGTCGCCATCGAGGGCGTGCGCTTTGCCTATGCCTCATCGAGCGAACCGATCTTGCGCGATCTGTGCGCCCGGTTGCCCGAACGCAGCCTGACGGCGCTGGTCGGCCCATCGGGATCCGGCAAGACCACGGTGACACGCCTGCTGATGCGCCATGCCGACCCCCAGGCCGGACGCATCACTATTGGCGGCGTGGACATCCGCGCCATCGCGCCGGAGACGCTCAACAGCCTGATCTCGGTGGTGTTCCAGGACGTGTACCTGTTCGACGACAGCATCCTGGCCAACATCCGCATGGCCCGGCCAGATGCGAGCGACGAAGAGGTCGAAGCCGCCGCCCGCGCCGCACATTGCCACGAGTTCATCACCCGGCTGCCCGAGGGCTACCAGACGCGGGTGGGCGACATCGGCGGCCGGCTTTCGGGCGGCGAGCGCCAGCGCATCAGCATCGCCCGTGCCATGCTCAAGAACGCGCCCATCGTCGTCCTCGACGAGCCGACCGCGGCGCTCGACACCGAAAGCGAAGTGGCCGTGCAGCGCGCCATCGACGCCCTGGTGCGCGAGCGCACGGTGATCGTGATCGCGCACCGGCTGTCCACCATTGCCGCCGCCGACCAGATTCTGGTGATCGACGACGGCCGCGTGGTCGAAGCCGGCAGGCATGCCGAGCTGCTGGCCGGCAATGGCCGCTATGCGCGGATGTGGCAGGCCCAGCAGAGCGTCAAGCACTGGCGTGTGGGGGAAGCATGA